The genomic segment GCTCGGATCCCACCCCCCGCACCACATCCCGCACCAGCCTCGAAGCTGGACGCGGCCCTGATCGCCGAGGTTCGACGACGCGGCCACAAGATCAGCCCGGAGCGGGTAGTGAAGATCGCCAGGCTGCCGGACGACAGGATCGTGTGGCTGGAAGAAGGCAACGAAGACAGTGGGCTGGCGCATATCGAAAGCGCTCATACTTTACATTTCGAGCGCTACGGTATCGCGAAGAGCGACATTGCCAGTGTCGTCTTCGACGCACTGATTAATGGTAGTTACTGTGGCACGAGCGGCGCCGACAGGGCCGTCTACGAGATCTCCTATAAAGGAGAGCCAAAGAGGATCGCGGTTACCGTGGGGAACAACGGATACATTGTCGGAGCGAACCCTGTCAAGATAAAGAGGGAGCTAAAACAGAAGCCATGAGCACCGCACCCAAAGCCACCGAGATAACCGTCACGTTCGACTGGGGAGCAGGCCCTTTCTGGGTCGCCATCGAGGGCGACCCTCTACCCGAAGAGCACTCTGTCGAGGAGCTCGCCGGCCTTGTCCCACTCAGCAAGGACCTCGTCAGGTCATTTGCCGAGTGGAACGACAGGATGCAGCGCACTTTTGACGCCGATGACCCGGCATCCTCTGGCATCGTCGATCACGCAGAGAAACAACGTTGGATCGAAGATGGCAGGGAACTGACCCGCAGGCTGAGGAGCGAGGTCGACCCGAGCATCCGCGTGGAGTACAACCCGCCGGGGAAGCCATCGGAGGTCTTCGACTAGGACGAACCGACGAGGTCACGTTCCCACTCGTCGCTCGCGACGGGAACGTGACCAATCGTCCTCACAGGTCGAACTCGCCCGCCTTCACCCCTGCGACGAAAGCTCGCCACTCGCTGTCGGTGTAGGTGACCGAAGCTTCGTCGGGACGCTTGGAGTTCCGCACCTCCACGCCACCCTCGATGCGGCGAAACTCGACGCAGTCCTGTCCCGCGCTGCTGAAGCTCGACTTACGCCACCCCGCGAACTCGCCCAACACCGTCATGCCGCACTCTCCAATTGCCTTAGCTCTTCAGCAATGAACCCGAGAGATTCACCAGGTGTCATCGCCATGCTGTTCATTTTCTTTGCCGCCGACTGGTAGTCTTGCACGTCTTTCTCGTCGTATATGAATGCGCTGGATCTGTGATGCTCGATGTGCACGATTGAGGGAGAGTCCGCAAATTCGAACAAAATAAATGGACCGCTCAGCCCCGGATGCCAGCCGAGCCCATGAGGCATGATGCGCACCGAAACGGGCGGTTTGTCCGCCATCATGAGCAAATGCCGTAGTTGGTCAGCCATGAGGGCCGGACCGCCGATGACCTCACGAAGGGCGGACTCACCGATCAACGCGGTCAAGGTGACCGGCTCACTGCGGTCGATCACGTCTCGGCGGGCCAGTCGCATCATGACACGGGCCTCGACTTCATGAGCCGCGAGATCGCCTGACGAGAGCACCGCACGCGCGTAGTCGGAAGTCTGCAACAGCCCCGGGATCAGCAACGGCGACCAGTCGGTGATCGCGGTAGCAGTGCGTTCGCAGTCGAGAACACCCGCGAGGCCGGGCGACACGCCCGGCATACCCGCCGTCAACCAGTTCGGTTCCCTGGCGTTACGCGTTAATTCGAGGATGCGATCGCGGTTCGCCCCTGTCACATCGAGTTTGGCGAGAATTGCTGACACATCGGCGACGTCAGGAACCCGGCTGCCGTTCTCCCAGTACGAGAGCTTCGCGTGCTGAATGCCGAGCATCCGGGCGAGCTCCCTCTGCCCGAGACCAGCATCGAGTCGCGCTTGCTTGAGTGCCGCTGACAATGCCCGCACGCGCGGACTCGCTACTGGTACGGCCATGCACCAGATCGTACGAGGACGTTGTCCCGCACCCCAGTGTCACCCAAACGAGGCGTTGACCCCTTGTAGACGCAACAACACCATTGGTAACGCACCACTGCTGGTGCTCTGAGAACATTCAGCGATCTCCGGGAGGGCTCAATGCAGCGCTATCTCTGGCAGCAGGCGGGCGGACGACGGCACGTCTACGACACCGAGCGCGACATCGCCGCGCCGGGGCGCGTGTTGTCCGCGTTGTGCGGGCAGGTCGTCACGCCCACCGTCGACGACATCACCGGGCTGTGGCTCGACCGGACCTGCCTGACCTGCGACCGC from the Saccharomonospora azurea NA-128 genome contains:
- a CDS encoding BAR domain-containing protein, with protein sequence MRWEDRDTVDNWGGSMSVGDLSSAIDRVLTSLPTPALHEADGYLAEASAVLAAVSTGSSAPELAETVEKLSKVRAELAQLDRACSVAGELLRQYLATIGAGPAAVSSTPARIPPPAPHPAPASKLDAALIAEVRRRGHKISPERVVKIARLPDDRIVWLEEGNEDSGLAHIESAHTLHFERYGIAKSDIASVVFDALINGSYCGTSGADRAVYEISYKGEPKRIAVTVGNNGYIVGANPVKIKRELKQKP
- a CDS encoding DUF397 domain-containing protein, coding for MTVLGEFAGWRKSSFSSAGQDCVEFRRIEGGVEVRNSKRPDEASVTYTDSEWRAFVAGVKAGEFDL
- a CDS encoding helix-turn-helix domain-containing protein, whose product is MAVPVASPRVRALSAALKQARLDAGLGQRELARMLGIQHAKLSYWENGSRVPDVADVSAILAKLDVTGANRDRILELTRNAREPNWLTAGMPGVSPGLAGVLDCERTATAITDWSPLLIPGLLQTSDYARAVLSSGDLAAHEVEARVMMRLARRDVIDRSEPVTLTALIGESALREVIGGPALMADQLRHLLMMADKPPVSVRIMPHGLGWHPGLSGPFILFEFADSPSIVHIEHHRSSAFIYDEKDVQDYQSAAKKMNSMAMTPGESLGFIAEELRQLESAA
- a CDS encoding zinc finger protein, which encodes MQRYLWQQAGGRRHVYDTERDIAAPGRVLSALCGQVVTPTVDDITGLWLDRTCLTCDREVRVRLGFPADEIPPAPELEAAK